CTCGGCGGCCTCGTCGGCCAGGTCGCCGAGTACATCCAGCGCGGATTGGGCCGAGATCCGCTGCGGATCGGTCCAGCCTTCTTCGGAGGCCATGCGCTTCAGATGGATGTAAATGGCGAGCCGTTCCTCGCTGTTGAGGGCTTTCCAGGCTGCCTGAATTTGATCCGGCTCCCGGCTGAGCAGCGCCAGCCAGAGCGTTTCAACATCGTCAAACGTCATTCCTGCACCGCCGTACTAGGTGATTCCTGCCGCACCGCCTGCCGCTGTGCATCCCGGTCGATCGCGGCCCGCACCAGCGCGCGGAACAACGGATGCGGGCGGGTCGGGCGGCTTTGCAGCTCCGGGTGGAACTGGCTCCCGACCATGAACGGGTGCTCCTTCAGTTCCATGATTTCCACCAGCCGGTTGTCCGGGCTGAGGCCGCTGAACGCCGCGCCCGCGACCTCGAACCGCGTGCGGTAGGCGTTGTTGAACTCGAAGCGGTGACGGTGACGCTCGTGCACTACCTCGGCTTCGTACGCCTGCGCCGCCTTCGAGCCGGGCGCGAGGTGGCAGGGATAGACTCCCAACCGCATCGTGCCGCCCATGCTGGTCACGTCGTGCTGGTCCGGCATCAGGTCGATCACGGGCTGCTCGGTGGAACTGTCGAACTCCGTGCTGTTAGCGTCTTCCAGCCCCAGCACGTTGCGCGCGAACTCGATCGACATGATCTGCATGCCGAGGCACAGGCCCAGGTAAGGCACGTTGCGCTCCCGTGCGAACCGCGCTGCCAGAATTTTACCCTCAATGCCGCGATAGCCAAAGCCGCCCGGCACGACGATGCCATCGACCGTTTCGAGTGTGTCCCAGCCCTTGTCTTTTTCCAGGTCACCGGAATAGACCCACTCGATTTGCAGCTTGTGGTTTTCGGCCACGGCGGCGTGCAGCAGGGCTTCCTTGACGCTCATGTAGGCGTCGCGCAGCTCGACGTACTTGCCCACGATGGCGATCCGCACCGGCGTGTCGACGGTGCTCATGCGGTTGACCAGCCCGCGCCATCCGCTGAGAT
This sequence is a window from Aggregatilinea lenta. Protein-coding genes within it:
- a CDS encoding CTP synthase, giving the protein MRKYIFCTGGVVSSVGKGVTAAAIGRILKARGFKVAIQKLDPYLNVDPGTMSPYQHGEVFVTVDGAETDLDLGHYERFIDENLDRNCNVTTGQIYAEVIGKERRGDYLGGTIQVIPHITNEIKRRIALVGAKSDPDVVIVEVGGTVGDIEGQPFLEAIRQMRSDVGRENTLYVHVTYLPYIGAAGELKTKPTQHSVRELRSIGIQPQVIIARTDHPVNGDTVAKIALFCDVEREAVIPLETTSNIYDVPLTLEDADLGSFITKQLGLEARTPDLSGWRGLVNRMSTVDTPVRIAIVGKYVELRDAYMSVKEALLHAAVAENHKLQIEWVYSGDLEKDKGWDTLETVDGIVVPGGFGYRGIEGKILAARFARERNVPYLGLCLGMQIMSIEFARNVLGLEDANSTEFDSSTEQPVIDLMPDQHDVTSMGGTMRLGVYPCHLAPGSKAAQAYEAEVVHERHRHRFEFNNAYRTRFEVAGAAFSGLSPDNRLVEIMELKEHPFMVGSQFHPELQSRPTRPHPLFRALVRAAIDRDAQRQAVRQESPSTAVQE